In the genome of Hyphomonas sp. Mor2, one region contains:
- a CDS encoding acyl-CoA dehydrogenase family protein yields MNLEFSPEEVAFRAEVRAFIEENYPDELKEFANREDLTKDQFLAWHRVLGKKGWAAPAWPEQYGGTGWTSTQRYIWSEENARVDALMPLPFGVSMVGPVIYTFGNEEQKARYLPKILAGEEWWCQGYSEPGAGSDLASLKTTAVRDGDHYVINGQKTWTTLAQHADWGFFLCRTDPDAAKPQEGISFILVDMNTPGIEVRPIITIDGGHEVNEVWLTDVRVPVENRVGEENQGWTYAKFLLAHERSGIAGVARSKRGIERLRNIASTEVLDGEPLINDDSFSRKISQLEIDLTALEFTELRTLARESAGKGPGPESSILKVKGTEIQQRLTELTLEAVGTYGAPDVRGFPEDGTNEFPIGPDYAHNSAPNYFNFRKTSIYGGSNEIQRNIITKMILGL; encoded by the coding sequence ATGAATTTAGAATTTTCGCCTGAAGAAGTCGCTTTTCGCGCAGAGGTTCGTGCCTTTATCGAAGAGAACTATCCGGATGAACTGAAAGAGTTTGCCAATCGAGAAGACCTGACCAAGGATCAATTCCTCGCCTGGCACAGGGTTCTGGGCAAGAAGGGCTGGGCCGCACCGGCCTGGCCGGAACAGTATGGCGGCACCGGCTGGACGTCGACCCAGCGCTATATCTGGTCGGAGGAAAATGCCCGCGTCGATGCCCTGATGCCGCTGCCTTTCGGCGTCTCCATGGTCGGCCCGGTGATCTACACATTCGGCAATGAAGAGCAAAAAGCGCGCTATCTGCCCAAGATCCTGGCGGGCGAAGAGTGGTGGTGCCAGGGCTATTCCGAGCCGGGCGCCGGTTCTGACCTGGCCAGCCTGAAAACGACCGCCGTGCGGGATGGAGATCACTATGTGATCAATGGCCAGAAGACCTGGACGACCCTCGCTCAGCACGCCGATTGGGGCTTCTTCCTATGCCGGACCGACCCGGACGCCGCCAAGCCGCAGGAAGGCATTTCCTTCATTCTGGTCGACATGAACACACCCGGCATCGAAGTTCGCCCGATCATCACGATCGATGGCGGGCACGAGGTCAACGAAGTCTGGCTGACAGACGTGCGCGTGCCGGTCGAGAATCGCGTTGGTGAAGAGAATCAGGGCTGGACCTATGCCAAGTTCCTGCTGGCGCACGAACGCTCCGGCATTGCCGGTGTCGCCCGCTCCAAGCGCGGCATTGAGCGCCTGCGCAACATTGCTTCAACCGAAGTCCTGGACGGTGAGCCGTTGATCAATGACGATTCTTTCTCGCGCAAGATCAGCCAACTTGAGATTGACCTGACGGCATTGGAATTCACCGAACTGCGCACCCTGGCGCGTGAGTCCGCCGGCAAGGGCCCGGGGCCGGAAAGCTCCATCCTGAAAGTCAAAGGTACCGAGATTCAGCAGCGTCTCACCGAACTGACCCTGGAAGCGGTCGGCACCTATGGCGCGCCGGATGTTCGCGGGTTCCCGGAAGATGGCACCAATGAATTCCCGATCGGGCCGGATTATGCGCACAATTCTGCGCCGAACTATTTCAACTTCCGCAAGACGTCGATCTATGGCGGATCGAACGAAATTCAGCGCAACATCATCACGAAAATGATCCTGGGCCTGTAA
- a CDS encoding DUF1289 domain-containing protein: MTRPNIESPCIKVCAVDGETGLCLGCGRSLKEIGGWMQFDDAGRREVMNQLPERLEHLQAIGKLGATG, from the coding sequence ATGACGCGTCCGAACATTGAAAGCCCGTGCATTAAAGTCTGCGCCGTAGATGGCGAGACCGGCTTGTGCCTGGGGTGCGGGCGCAGTCTGAAAGAGATTGGCGGCTGGATGCAGTTTGATGATGCGGGCCGCCGCGAGGTCATGAATCAATTGCCGGAACGCCTGGAACATCTGCAGGCGATCGGCAAGCTGGGGGCAACGGGATGA
- a CDS encoding nicotinate-nucleotide--dimethylbenzimidazole phosphoribosyltransferase, whose amino-acid sequence MSEAESTTGPFEDVRELALRPSVFDVNASQKVYDALLGMGREGDFGRLGDGAAWLSGWQRRYPPRLDKPTLAIFAGSHGISQNGVTLSSIDSTREKVDALKDGRAPLSAISTQVEANIRVFELALDQPTKNITQEAAMTERECAATIAYGFEALEGEPDLIALGVIGAGIGTAAAAVACALYGGSPEYWVRPGPQVPSEMNQQRMDIVNQALKTHRGHLSDPLEALRCLGGRELAACVGTIIAARQQGIPILIDGFATTIAAGVVHALNPLGIDHVRAAHVTRRPAHEAALERLGMTPMAEFEFNTGGGMGSAAAIGLLRTACAPFLGQPQKKFPSAAASETK is encoded by the coding sequence TTGTCAGAAGCCGAAAGTACAACAGGACCGTTTGAAGATGTGCGCGAACTGGCGCTGCGTCCGAGCGTGTTCGATGTGAACGCCTCTCAAAAGGTCTATGACGCATTGCTCGGCATGGGCCGGGAAGGGGATTTTGGCCGCCTCGGCGATGGCGCGGCCTGGCTCTCAGGTTGGCAGCGCCGCTATCCGCCGCGGCTGGACAAGCCAACTCTGGCCATCTTCGCCGGGTCGCATGGCATCTCACAGAACGGCGTTACCCTGTCTTCGATTGATAGCACGCGTGAAAAAGTGGATGCGTTGAAAGACGGACGGGCCCCCCTTTCGGCTATTTCTACGCAGGTTGAGGCCAATATCCGCGTGTTCGAACTGGCGCTGGATCAGCCGACCAAGAATATCACACAGGAAGCGGCGATGACCGAGCGCGAATGCGCCGCGACCATCGCCTATGGATTTGAAGCGCTTGAGGGCGAACCGGACCTGATCGCACTCGGTGTGATCGGCGCCGGGATCGGTACGGCAGCGGCAGCTGTGGCCTGTGCCCTCTATGGCGGCTCGCCGGAATATTGGGTGCGGCCGGGACCGCAGGTTCCATCCGAGATGAACCAGCAGCGCATGGATATCGTCAATCAGGCATTGAAAACGCATCGCGGACACCTGTCCGATCCATTGGAGGCCCTGCGTTGCCTGGGCGGGCGAGAGCTCGCGGCGTGTGTCGGGACGATTATCGCAGCGCGCCAGCAAGGGATTCCGATCCTGATTGATGGCTTCGCGACGACGATTGCTGCGGGTGTGGTGCATGCCCTCAATCCGCTCGGCATCGATCATGTCAGGGCCGCGCACGTCACCCGCCGTCCGGCGCATGAGGCGGCTTTGGAGCGCCTCGGCATGACGCCGATGGCAGAGTTTGAATTCAACACGGGCGGAGGGATGGGATCAGCTGCAGCGATTGGCTTGTTGCGGACCGCTTGCGCACCTTTTCTGGGGCAACCGCAAAAAAAATTCCCTTCCGCGGCGGCATCTGAGACAAAGTGA
- a CDS encoding TIGR02281 family clan AA aspartic protease has product MKTSHIVTTFLLAAGVAAVIGLYLDPKLDEAPETVAATESGATPNVATLAVNEAETTFRRKATIRSRPDSHYWTRALVNQKTSVEFMVDTGASVVALTYKDAQKMGLRPDQLDYRWEIRTAGGKTLGASVMIDTIQIGQVKVKNVEAMVLRTDLEQSLLGMSFLRELYSYEFRGERLIIQQ; this is encoded by the coding sequence ATGAAGACGTCTCATATTGTTACGACCTTCCTGCTGGCAGCAGGGGTCGCTGCGGTGATCGGTCTGTATCTCGATCCCAAACTCGACGAAGCCCCTGAAACGGTCGCGGCGACGGAATCGGGCGCCACGCCGAATGTGGCGACCCTTGCGGTGAACGAGGCTGAAACGACCTTCCGCCGGAAGGCGACCATTCGCAGCCGCCCCGACAGCCATTACTGGACTCGCGCCCTGGTCAATCAGAAAACCAGCGTGGAGTTCATGGTCGATACCGGCGCCAGCGTGGTCGCCCTGACCTACAAGGACGCTCAGAAGATGGGCCTGCGCCCGGATCAGCTGGATTATCGCTGGGAAATCCGCACCGCTGGCGGCAAGACGCTAGGCGCGAGCGTGATGATTGACACGATCCAGATTGGACAAGTCAAAGTGAAGAATGTCGAGGCGATGGTCTTGCGCACCGATCTCGAGCAATCCCTGCTGGGCATGAGTTTCCTGCGCGAACTCTATTCTTATGAGTTTCGCGGCGAGCGGCTGATCATCCAACAATAG